The Daucus carota subsp. sativus chromosome 7, DH1 v3.0, whole genome shotgun sequence genome window below encodes:
- the LOC108195247 gene encoding probable protein phosphatase 2C 60 yields the protein MGVYLSTPKTSKASEDGEDDRHKFGASSMQGWRSTMEDAHAALLDLDDSTAFFGVYDGHGGKQVARFCAKYLHQQVLKQEAYLNGGDLCDALRHAFLRMDEMMSGERGWRELATMGDTMDQITGKIEGFFWHRHHAENEEHKHHEENTEHKHHTHHREHKEHKHHADHKEHKHHTDHKEHKHHSENTEQADDWTPEKGPHSDFEGPKYGSTACVAVVRENTLIVANAGDSRCVISRSGQAYNMSKDHKPELKSEKERIYAAGGYIYGGRVNRTLNLARAIGDAELKRDHSRTAEEQIVTANPDITTVELDGNDEFIVLACDGIWDCMSSQELVDFVHEQLISESKLSAVIESVFDKCIAPKPSGAGCDNMTMILVLFKNSNYYRFVFSKKHHPHPSRHNSGDGSSSSEP from the exons ATGGGGGTATATCTTAGCACACCGAAAACTTCGAAAGCATCCGAGGATGGTGAGGATGATAGGCATAAGTTTGGTGCGTCATCCATGCAAGGATGGCGATCAACTATGGAAGATGCG CACGCAGCTCTTCTGGATTTGGATGATTCAACGGCTTTCTTTGGTGTTTATGATGGCCATGGAG GTAAACAAGTTGCCAGGTTTTGTGCCAAGTATCTTCACCAACAGGTGCTCAAGCAAGAAGCATATTTGAATGGAGGAGATCTATGTGATGCTCTGCGACATGCTTTTCTCAG AATGGATGAGATGATGAGTGGAGAAAGAGGTTGGCGGGAGCTTGCGACAATGGGAGATACTATGGACCAAATTACTGGTAAAATTGAAGGATTTTTTTGGCACAGGCATCATGCAGAAAATGAAGAGCATAAACATCATGAAGAAAACACAGAACATAAGCATCATACGCATCATAGAGAACATAAAGAGCATAAGCATCACGCAGACCATAAAGAGCATAAGCATCACACAGATCATAAAGAGCATAAGCATCATTCAGAAAATACAGAGCAGGCCGATGATTGGACCCCTGAAAAG GGACCTCACTCTGATTTCGAAGGGCCAAAATATGGAAGCACAGCTTGTGTTGCAGTAGTCCGTGAAAACACACTGATTGTTGCAAATGCTGGTGATTCTCGCTGTGTAATATCTCGAAGTGGTCAG GCATATAACATGTCCAAAGACCACAAGCCTGAACTGAAGAGTGAAAAAGAGAGGATATATGCGGCAGGAGGCTATATCTATGGTGGACGGGTTAATAGGACACTAAACTTGGCTAGAGCTATTG GAGATGCAGAGTTGAAAAGAGATCATTCACGGACAGCTGAGGAGCAAATCGTCACTGCTAATCCAGATATAACAACT GTTGAGCTTGACGGAAATGATGAATTTATTGTCCTTGCTTGCGATGGAATATG GGATTGCATGTCAAGCCAAGAACTCGTGGACTTCGTTCACGAGCAACTGATCTCT GAAAGTAAACTTTCAGCGGTAATCGAGAGTGTTTTTGACAAGTGTATAGCTCCAAAACCTAGCGGAGCGGGATGTGACAACATGACCATGATCTTAGTGCTCTTTAAGAATTCTAATTATTATCGATTTGTCTTTAGTAAAAAACATCATCCTCATCCCTCTCGACACAATTCCGGGGATGGTAGCAGTTCATCGGAACCTTGA